Genomic DNA from Flavobacteriales bacterium:
CCCAGCTCTGCGTTGATCTCGTCGATCTCTGCATGGATTCGGCTGATGTCGTCATACACGGTCATCGTTTCCCCAAATATGGTCCTGGCGCTTTCATTCTTGAACTCCTGTGCCAGGTAGCCCAGTTTCTTGCCGTTGGGAATAACCACTTCTCCGGAAGAAGGACTTTGCTTACCGGCGATGATCTTGAGCAAGGTACTCTTGCCTACACCGTTCTTTCCGACCAAACCGATCTTGTCGTTTTCATTGATGAGAAAGGAGATCTGTTTGAACAGGTCTTCGCCGGTGAAGTGTACGCTGAGGTTGGAAACTGAATACATGGGTGCAAAGATAGTGTGCTATTCGCCCATTTTGAAACAGGTAGGACGGGAAAAGCATCTATACCATGATATTTATTAGAAATACCTCGCATTCATAAACTTCATTTGAGACGTATTGATGGGTTTATTTTTAGGGAATTTGATGGCAAAGGATAATGTTTTCTTCAGACTTTCTGCCGGTTTAAGGGTAACGGCCCAGCTCACCTCGCCATTTAATTCATTGTGTGATCCGTCTGATATTTCCAGTTTGCTGACCTCTATCTCCCCGTCCTGAGAAACGGGAAGCTGATCGAATAACTCGAGCTTAATGTCGGAGTTTCGGTTGTTTTTCACGATAATCTGGTAGCTGAAAGTTTCTTTCTTATTGGAGCCGATAACCTTTTTAGAGGAAAATTCCTGTTGCATTTCCCGAGTTACCACCACCTTTTTGTCGCGACCCAGGGACACGTCCAGGGTATCGTTTACCTGCGCTGTGTTGATAAGGGATTGACCGAGGTAGGTTCCATCGAAATAAATATTGGCATACCCGGTAACGAGGTTCAGCTTTTCCCATCCGCTGACACGGGCAATGAGGAAGGCGTTCTTTTCTACCTTTGGTGCTGCATAATGTTTATAAGTTGCCTGTAGTTCGTGTGTGGCCACTTCCACCATGTAGGGATTCGCATCTGCCGGAACAGTGTACCTGTCCTTTATGTCGAATTCTATGTTCAGATCCGCCATCTCTATGATGGTACCCTGTTGTTCATCCATATCAACACCTTCGCCAGAATAGTCGCCGCTTTTCTTTTTCAGGTCACCGGCCCATCCGTATGATATTTCTTCTCGTTTCAATTCATCCTGCCGGGGCTTTTGGTTCTCACTAATCAAGCCTGAATTATAAAAGACACTTTCTTCCAATCTGCCGGAACGGTAATGCAGGTACCACGGTTTTAGTTCGGGCTTGGTAGCGGTCTGGGTAGGGTCTGCAGTGCTAAGAGTAAGCATGGCATCGTTCCAATCAATCTCCGTGTCATTAAAAACTTTTGCACGGTAGGTCAGTTTGATGGGTTGGTCAGTTTCCTGAGCACGGATGTCATATACTGGTACCCAACCTGCACCAGGTACGAGGTAACTTAATGTGAAATCACGGATGCCGGTTGTGGGGGATGAGATCAGTACGGATACCTCCGAGCGTCGGTACTGTGTGCCGGAATTCAGCGTTTGCAATTGCTGACGGATACGTTGTTGAATCTCTTTGGTCTTTGTCTGTTTTGCATTGATTTGGGAGAGCTGTTTATTGATGTCCATTATTCGCGTGCGGAAAAATTCCGAAGCTGTTTTCAGGTCGGTGATCGAAACGCCGTTGTTTTGACCACCGATGGATTCATTCTTC
This window encodes:
- a CDS encoding DUF4139 domain-containing protein: MRLLLTLFMTVLTVLTAAAQQTHEVQAKSNIHHVTVYLDGAQVSRQASVNVRTGKNLIIFKGLSPQLNESSLQLKTDDHISILSISRKMDFLTKDEEAPLIRSLRDSLELLSGIITAQNDDRDAFEAEKKMLLKNESIGGQNNGVSITDLKTASEFFRTRIMDINKQLSQINAKQTKTKEIQQRIRQQLQTLNSGTQYRRSEVSVLISSPTTGIRDFTLSYLVPGAGWVPVYDIRAQETDQPIKLTYRAKVFNDTEIDWNDAMLTLSTADPTQTATKPELKPWYLHYRSGRLEESVFYNSGLISENQKPRQDELKREEISYGWAGDLKKKSGDYSGEGVDMDEQQGTIIEMADLNIEFDIKDRYTVPADANPYMVEVATHELQATYKHYAAPKVEKNAFLIARVSGWEKLNLVTGYANIYFDGTYLGQSLINTAQVNDTLDVSLGRDKKVVVTREMQQEFSSKKVIGSNKKETFSYQIIVKNNRNSDIKLELFDQLPVSQDGEIEVSKLEISDGSHNELNGEVSWAVTLKPAESLKKTLSFAIKFPKNKPINTSQMKFMNARYF